A single Streptomyces mirabilis DNA region contains:
- a CDS encoding sensor histidine kinase has protein sequence MTRRIALSVLALITAVLVLAVVPLGLIMTQREQTSFRDEAAARTRSIASAAEEYLSDHKPDAAARSLVEEAQARGDCATVYDSAGHVLMSTACSDVAGGDSAGLASSVLARPDTLVRQDDQWLTTAVPIGDASGPVGVAVLSRSADPLHDRILAMWGWLALIGVSGLGAAVLMSVLLARWVGRPLRVLDQAAQRLGEGALDARAPVEAGPQEVRRLAATFNTMAGRTEALVHGHRAVVADVSHQLRTPLAALRLRLDLLAADAEGDTAAELADAQGEIARLSRLVDGLLAVARAEHAVPRPVPVGVDRLVAERVAAWEPVAHAGPVRLTADCCPGLTAFLGEGDLEQVLDNLIANALDAVQEGGQVRITGKRQGGAVQLRVVDNGPGMVQAARESAFRRFGNPEASGTGLGLAIVHRLVTANGGTAELLDSPGGGLTVALSLPASRRGRDRTGKPGSGDTRTSGA, from the coding sequence GTGACCCGCCGTATCGCACTCAGCGTCCTCGCCCTGATCACCGCGGTTCTGGTGCTGGCAGTGGTGCCGCTCGGGCTGATCATGACCCAGCGTGAGCAAACCTCGTTCCGGGACGAAGCGGCGGCCAGGACGAGGTCGATCGCCTCCGCCGCCGAGGAGTACCTGTCCGACCACAAGCCGGACGCAGCGGCGCGGAGCCTTGTCGAGGAGGCCCAGGCGAGAGGTGACTGTGCGACCGTCTACGACAGCGCGGGACATGTGCTGATGTCGACCGCGTGTTCCGACGTGGCCGGGGGCGATTCCGCGGGGCTGGCCTCCTCTGTGCTCGCCCGTCCCGACACCCTGGTGCGCCAGGACGATCAGTGGCTGACCACCGCCGTACCGATCGGCGACGCCTCGGGCCCCGTCGGGGTCGCCGTCCTGAGCCGGTCCGCCGACCCGCTGCACGACCGGATCCTGGCGATGTGGGGCTGGCTCGCGCTGATCGGCGTCAGCGGCCTCGGCGCCGCCGTGCTCATGTCGGTTCTCCTGGCCCGCTGGGTCGGCCGTCCGCTCCGCGTGCTGGACCAGGCGGCACAGCGGCTGGGCGAGGGGGCACTGGACGCGCGGGCGCCGGTCGAGGCAGGGCCGCAGGAGGTGCGCCGGCTCGCGGCGACGTTCAACACGATGGCCGGGCGCACCGAGGCCCTGGTGCACGGTCACCGTGCTGTGGTCGCCGATGTGTCCCACCAGCTGCGCACCCCGCTCGCGGCGCTCCGGCTTCGACTCGACCTGCTCGCCGCCGACGCCGAAGGGGACACTGCGGCCGAACTGGCCGATGCGCAGGGCGAGATCGCCCGCCTGTCCCGGCTGGTGGACGGACTGCTGGCAGTGGCCCGCGCCGAGCATGCGGTGCCGCGCCCGGTGCCGGTCGGGGTGGACCGCCTCGTGGCCGAACGGGTCGCCGCCTGGGAGCCCGTCGCCCACGCGGGCCCGGTCCGGCTCACCGCCGACTGCTGCCCCGGGCTCACGGCCTTCCTCGGTGAGGGCGATCTGGAGCAGGTGCTCGACAACCTGATCGCCAACGCCCTCGACGCCGTCCAGGAGGGCGGCCAGGTGCGGATCACCGGCAAGCGGCAGGGTGGAGCGGTTCAGCTGCGGGTCGTCGACAACGGCCCCGGGATGGTCCAGGCCGCGCGGGAGAGCGCGTTCCGCAGGTTCGGCAACCCCGAGGCGAGCGGAACGGGGCTGGGCCTGGCCATCGTCCACCGGCTGGTCACCGCCAACGGCGGAACCGCCGAGCTGCTGGATTCGCCCGGTGGCGGGCTGACGGTGGCCCTGTCGCTGCCTGCCTCCCGCCGCGGACGCGACCGCACCGGCAAGCCCGGCTCGGGCGATACGCGGACGAGTGGCGCCTGA
- a CDS encoding phytoene desaturase family protein, giving the protein MLDAVVVGAGPNGLTAAVELARRGFSVAVFEARDTVGGGARTEELTLPGFRHDPCSAAHPLGINSPAFRAMPLERYGLEWLHAKLPMAHPFPDGTAAVLARSVAETAASFGPRDAGAYRRLVAPFLPKWDTLAHDFMSLPLTALPRDPVTLARFGLAGLPPSTWLMRRFRDERAQALFAGLVAHVMAPLDGVATGAVGLVFALAAHARGWPVARGGSQSLSDALTAYLKDLGGTVHTDYEVKRLDDLPPARAYVFDTSPAALSRIAGFGRYYEDYRYGAAVFKVDYALDGPVPWTAEEARTAGTVQVGASRAEIATALRAASREGRAPDAPFLITVQPSVVDPSRAPEGKQVFWAYGHVPNGWTGDLTDAIERQLERFAPGFRDRVLARATAGPRELAARNANYVGGDIGCGAASGLQLLLRPKLSLFPYSTPHPAVFICSSATPPGPGVHGMSGHNAAKAVWRRLRQS; this is encoded by the coding sequence ATGCTCGATGCGGTCGTGGTGGGTGCGGGGCCGAACGGACTGACGGCTGCCGTGGAGCTGGCCCGCCGCGGCTTCTCCGTGGCCGTGTTCGAGGCACGGGACACCGTGGGCGGCGGCGCCCGCACCGAAGAGCTGACACTCCCGGGCTTCCGGCACGACCCCTGTTCCGCGGCCCACCCCCTCGGCATCAACTCACCCGCCTTCCGAGCGATGCCCCTGGAGCGGTACGGCTTGGAGTGGCTGCACGCGAAGCTCCCGATGGCGCACCCGTTCCCCGACGGCACCGCGGCGGTGCTCGCCCGCTCCGTGGCCGAGACGGCGGCCTCGTTCGGCCCGCGAGACGCCGGTGCGTACCGCAGACTGGTCGCCCCCTTCCTCCCCAAGTGGGACACGCTGGCCCACGACTTCATGTCCCTGCCACTGACCGCCCTGCCCCGCGACCCGGTGACGCTCGCCCGCTTCGGTCTGGCCGGGCTGCCGCCCTCGACCTGGCTCATGCGGCGCTTCCGCGACGAGCGGGCCCAGGCGCTGTTCGCCGGTCTCGTCGCACACGTCATGGCCCCGCTCGACGGCGTCGCAACCGGCGCCGTCGGCCTGGTCTTCGCGCTGGCCGCGCACGCCCGCGGCTGGCCCGTCGCGCGCGGCGGCTCCCAGTCCCTCTCCGACGCGCTCACCGCGTACCTCAAGGACCTCGGCGGCACCGTCCACACCGACTACGAGGTGAAGCGTCTCGACGACCTGCCGCCCGCCCGCGCCTACGTCTTCGACACCTCACCCGCCGCGCTGTCCCGCATCGCGGGCTTCGGGCGGTACTACGAGGACTATCGCTACGGGGCGGCCGTCTTCAAGGTCGACTACGCCCTGGACGGCCCCGTTCCCTGGACGGCCGAGGAGGCACGCACCGCCGGGACGGTGCAGGTGGGCGCGAGCCGCGCCGAGATCGCCACCGCCCTGCGCGCGGCCTCGCGCGAGGGCCGGGCGCCGGACGCCCCCTTCCTGATCACGGTGCAGCCCAGCGTCGTCGACCCCTCCCGGGCCCCCGAGGGCAAGCAGGTCTTCTGGGCGTACGGACACGTTCCGAACGGCTGGACGGGTGACCTCACGGACGCGATCGAGCGGCAGCTGGAGCGGTTCGCGCCCGGCTTCCGCGACCGCGTACTGGCCCGCGCCACCGCCGGCCCGCGCGAACTCGCCGCGCGCAACGCCAACTACGTGGGCGGCGACATCGGCTGCGGTGCCGCCTCCGGACTCCAGCTCCTGCTGCGCCCCAAGCTTTCCCTGTTCCCGTACAGCACGCCGCACCCGGCCGTCTTCATCTGCTCCTCGGCCACCCCGCCGGGCCCCGGTGTGCACGGCATGTCGGGGCACAACGCGGCGAAGGCCGTGTGGCGGCGCCTGCGCCAGTCCTGA
- a CDS encoding inositol monophosphatase family protein, translating to MIEDIETIDEFLAHRTSDVEEAVRQAAAAEIMPRFRQLTADEIDEKSGPHDLVTDADRKAEEYLTEALAKLLPGSVVVGEEAVHANPATYEAIQGRAPVWIVDPVDGTRQFVHGDTGFCTLVALAVGGVVQASWTFAPARDQLAVAVRGRGARLDGELLRPGAPTPGRDLEIATSHPDYTTDEQKRALLGLRTEGVRPRPCGSAGLEYLAVARGELDATAFSWEAAWDHAAGLLLVEEAGGAHLTLTGEPFRITGGNTLPFTAARDEATARRVRGLLTAGL from the coding sequence ATGATCGAAGACATCGAAACCATCGACGAGTTTCTCGCGCACCGCACGTCCGACGTCGAAGAAGCGGTCCGGCAGGCGGCCGCCGCCGAGATCATGCCGCGTTTCAGGCAGCTGACCGCGGACGAGATCGACGAGAAGAGCGGCCCGCACGACCTGGTCACGGACGCCGACCGCAAGGCCGAGGAGTACCTCACCGAGGCGCTCGCCAAGCTGCTGCCCGGCTCGGTCGTGGTCGGCGAGGAGGCGGTCCACGCCAATCCGGCGACGTACGAGGCGATCCAGGGACGGGCCCCGGTCTGGATCGTGGACCCGGTCGACGGCACCCGCCAGTTCGTCCACGGCGACACCGGTTTCTGCACGCTCGTCGCGCTCGCCGTGGGCGGGGTCGTCCAAGCGTCCTGGACCTTTGCCCCGGCCCGCGACCAGCTCGCCGTCGCCGTGCGCGGCCGGGGTGCCCGCCTCGACGGCGAACTCCTGCGCCCGGGGGCGCCCACGCCCGGCCGTGACCTCGAGATAGCCACCTCCCACCCCGACTACACCACCGACGAGCAGAAGCGCGCTCTCCTCGGACTGCGCACCGAGGGCGTGCGGCCGCGTCCCTGCGGTTCGGCGGGACTGGAATATCTGGCCGTCGCCCGTGGCGAGTTGGACGCGACGGCCTTCTCCTGGGAGGCGGCCTGGGACCACGCGGCGGGCCTGCTCCTCGTCGAGGAGGCGGGCGGCGCCCACCTGACCCTCACCGGCGAACCCTTCCGCATCACGGGAGGCAACACCCTCCCCTTCACGGCGGCCCGCGACGAGGCCACGGCCCGACGGGTACGGGGGTTGCTGACCGCCGGCCTCTGA
- a CDS encoding NADH-ubiquinone oxidoreductase-F iron-sulfur binding region domain-containing protein, which yields MTDAMTDGPATLTALQAGGGRDGMLGPYGSRLLHGWYETGRAAGLDEHLRRYGPPPLPRTADTAGRLVRAVEDAGLTGRGGAAFPTGRKLRTVAAGRGTAVVVANGMESEPASRKDETLLDLAPHLVLDGIALAAAAVGADVAHLCLPRTRQDQAQALREAVEERRRLGLAPVPVLVHELPHHYVSSEETSLVRWLNGGDARPLATPPRPFEKGVGRRPTLIDNVETLAHLALIARYGPGWFRGAGRPDAAGTALVTLSGALRTPGVYEVAMGLPLGQVLDTAGGPAEPLGSVLLGGFFGSWLPAEQALRVPFAKQDLAALGAGPGAGVIVALPARACGLAEAARVLGHLAAQSARQCGPCRLGLPAVAADFADLAWGRPAPETVRRLEDRAGLLAGRGACRHPDGASRFAATALRVFADDVRHHLSLGPCAAAGDEPVLPVPDTPAPDDREWR from the coding sequence ATGACCGACGCGATGACCGATGGGCCAGCAACCCTGACAGCCCTTCAGGCCGGCGGCGGCAGGGACGGCATGCTGGGCCCGTACGGCTCCCGGCTGCTGCACGGCTGGTACGAAACCGGCCGCGCGGCCGGCCTGGACGAGCACCTCCGCCGGTACGGCCCGCCGCCCCTTCCTCGTACCGCAGACACGGCCGGCCGACTGGTGCGCGCTGTGGAGGACGCAGGACTGACCGGCAGGGGCGGCGCCGCCTTCCCCACCGGCCGCAAGCTGCGCACCGTCGCCGCCGGCCGGGGTACTGCCGTGGTGGTCGCCAACGGCATGGAGAGCGAACCGGCCAGCCGCAAGGACGAGACCCTGCTCGACCTCGCCCCGCACCTGGTGCTCGACGGCATCGCACTGGCCGCCGCCGCGGTCGGCGCCGACGTGGCGCACCTCTGTCTCCCCCGCACCCGGCAGGACCAGGCACAGGCGCTGCGCGAAGCCGTTGAAGAACGCCGGCGGCTGGGCCTCGCCCCGGTGCCGGTGCTGGTGCACGAACTGCCCCACCACTACGTCTCCAGCGAGGAGACCTCACTGGTGCGCTGGCTGAACGGGGGTGACGCCCGCCCGCTGGCGACCCCGCCGCGCCCCTTCGAGAAGGGGGTCGGCCGGCGCCCCACCCTGATCGACAACGTCGAGACCCTCGCCCACCTCGCACTGATCGCGCGCTACGGTCCCGGCTGGTTCCGCGGCGCCGGGCGCCCCGACGCAGCGGGCACCGCCCTTGTGACCCTCTCCGGTGCGCTGCGTACGCCGGGCGTCTACGAAGTGGCGATGGGCCTGCCGCTCGGCCAGGTACTGGACACCGCCGGGGGACCTGCGGAGCCGCTCGGATCCGTGCTGCTGGGCGGCTTCTTCGGCAGCTGGCTGCCGGCGGAGCAGGCGCTGCGCGTCCCGTTCGCCAAGCAGGACCTGGCCGCGCTCGGCGCGGGACCCGGCGCCGGAGTGATCGTGGCGCTGCCCGCCCGCGCCTGCGGTCTGGCCGAGGCGGCGAGGGTGCTCGGCCACCTCGCGGCGCAGAGCGCACGCCAGTGCGGACCGTGCCGGCTCGGGCTGCCGGCCGTCGCCGCGGACTTCGCGGACCTCGCCTGGGGCCGTCCCGCCCCGGAGACGGTACGGCGCCTGGAGGACCGGGCGGGGCTGCTCGCCGGGCGCGGCGCCTGCCGGCACCCCGACGGCGCGTCCCGCTTCGCGGCGACCGCCCTGCGGGTCTTCGCCGACGACGTACGCCACCACCTGAGCCTCGGCCCGTGCGCCGCCGCGGGCGACGAGCCCGTACTGCCGGTTCCGGACACACCGGCACCGGACGACCGGGAATGGAGGTGA
- a CDS encoding response regulator transcription factor — MEEENGHRADPGAHTVLVVEDDPGLARSLVRGLDRAGYRATSVGTGRGALTHVPAPDVVLLDLGLPDVDGIEVCRVLRRQSDVAIIVVTARGEEGDRVAALDEGADDYLVKPFGLAELLARIRAVLRRIRPSEPELLTHGPLVVDPRTRKVTVGGAEIALTPKEFDILQCLAADPGRVVTRQEILERAWDAHWYGPTKVLDVHMAALRRKLGVPGLVETVYGRGFRLGEVG, encoded by the coding sequence GTGGAAGAGGAAAACGGCCATCGGGCGGATCCCGGCGCGCACACCGTGCTGGTCGTCGAGGACGACCCGGGGCTCGCCCGGTCGCTGGTGCGTGGCCTGGACCGAGCCGGGTACCGGGCGACCAGCGTTGGCACCGGACGCGGTGCGCTCACCCACGTTCCCGCACCCGACGTGGTCCTGCTGGACCTCGGCCTGCCGGACGTGGACGGCATCGAGGTCTGCCGCGTGCTGCGCCGCCAGTCGGATGTGGCGATCATCGTGGTGACCGCCCGCGGCGAGGAGGGCGACCGGGTTGCCGCCCTCGACGAAGGCGCCGACGACTACCTGGTCAAACCCTTCGGCCTGGCGGAGTTGCTGGCACGGATCAGGGCCGTACTGCGCCGCATCCGCCCGTCCGAGCCCGAGCTGTTGACCCACGGCCCGCTCGTCGTCGATCCGCGCACCCGCAAGGTGACGGTAGGCGGGGCGGAAATCGCGCTCACCCCCAAGGAATTCGACATCCTCCAATGCCTCGCCGCCGATCCCGGCCGGGTCGTGACGCGGCAGGAGATCCTGGAACGTGCCTGGGACGCCCACTGGTACGGGCCCACGAAGGTGCTGGACGTACACATGGCCGCGCTGCGCCGCAAGCTGGGCGTGCCCGGACTGGTCGAGACGGTCTACGGGCGCGGTTTCCGCCTCGGTGAAGTCGGCTGA
- a CDS encoding FAD:protein FMN transferase, with protein MTAAATGPASVSFPALGTTASLLVADPGAMDAARRVLDAELAAIDAACSRFRPDSELSRANAAAGAPCHVSTLFAEALDVALHAAEVTAGVVDPTVAAAVTALGYDVTFAALRPQDLGPARLAGPSAGWRAVAWDRPIRRLRLPPGIALDLGATAKALAADRAAHRAAQAAGCGVLVNLGGDLSVAGQAPPGGWRIAIADDHAAPDTVARPTVGITEGGLATSGTTVRTWRRGGRRLHHIVDPATGDIPAPVWQTVSVAAVSCVAANTASTEAVVLGERALGRLRRAGLPARLVRVDGTVERVCGWPEDSVGGTR; from the coding sequence ATGACCGCTGCCGCCACAGGTCCGGCGTCGGTATCCTTCCCCGCGCTGGGTACCACCGCCTCGCTGCTCGTCGCCGACCCCGGCGCGATGGACGCGGCACGGCGGGTCCTCGACGCCGAACTCGCCGCCATCGACGCGGCGTGCAGCCGGTTCCGGCCCGACTCGGAACTGTCGCGTGCCAATGCTGCGGCGGGTGCCCCATGCCATGTGAGTACGTTGTTCGCCGAGGCACTGGACGTGGCGCTGCACGCGGCAGAGGTGACCGCGGGCGTCGTGGACCCCACCGTCGCAGCCGCTGTGACCGCGCTCGGCTACGACGTCACATTCGCCGCACTGCGACCGCAGGACCTGGGCCCCGCACGCCTCGCCGGACCGTCCGCGGGATGGCGGGCGGTGGCATGGGACCGGCCCATCCGGCGACTGCGGCTGCCCCCGGGCATCGCACTCGACCTCGGCGCGACCGCCAAGGCCCTTGCCGCCGACAGGGCCGCCCACCGCGCCGCTCAGGCGGCGGGCTGCGGCGTCCTGGTCAACCTCGGTGGAGACCTCTCCGTCGCAGGCCAGGCACCGCCGGGAGGCTGGCGGATCGCCATCGCTGACGACCATGCGGCACCCGACACCGTGGCCCGGCCCACGGTCGGCATCACCGAGGGTGGACTCGCCACCTCCGGCACCACGGTGCGGACCTGGCGCCGCGGGGGACGGCGACTGCACCACATCGTCGATCCCGCCACCGGCGACATTCCCGCCCCGGTCTGGCAGACCGTCAGTGTCGCCGCCGTCAGCTGCGTGGCCGCCAACACCGCCAGCACCGAGGCCGTCGTGCTCGGCGAACGCGCCCTCGGCCGTCTGCGCCGGGCGGGACTGCCCGCGCGGCTGGTACGCGTGGACGGAACCGTCGAGCGGGTCTGCGGCTGGCCCGAGGACAGCGTGGGAGGCACCCGGTGA
- a CDS encoding O-acetyl-ADP-ribose deacetylase, whose protein sequence is MTAITLVQGDITHRSADAIVNAANSSLLGGGGVDGAIHRRGGPAILADCRKLRASHYGKGLPTGRAVATTAGELDARWVIHTAGPVFSREEDRSELLASCYRESLKVADELGARTVAFPAVSAGIYGWPMGDAARIAVETVRATQTAVEEVTFVLFDEPAYEAFAAQVR, encoded by the coding sequence ATGACCGCCATCACCCTGGTCCAGGGAGACATCACCCATCGGAGCGCCGACGCGATCGTCAACGCGGCGAACTCGTCGCTGCTCGGCGGGGGAGGCGTGGACGGGGCCATCCACCGACGTGGCGGCCCCGCCATTCTCGCCGACTGTCGCAAGCTCCGCGCCTCGCACTACGGCAAGGGCCTGCCCACGGGCCGGGCGGTCGCCACCACCGCGGGCGAGCTGGACGCACGGTGGGTGATCCACACGGCCGGCCCGGTCTTCAGTCGTGAGGAGGACCGTTCGGAACTTCTCGCTTCCTGCTACCGGGAGTCGCTGAAGGTGGCCGACGAACTCGGCGCCCGCACGGTCGCCTTCCCGGCCGTCTCCGCCGGTATCTACGGGTGGCCGATGGGCGACGCGGCCCGGATCGCGGTGGAGACGGTACGGGCCACGCAGACGGCCGTCGAGGAGGTCACGTTCGTCCTCTTCGACGAGCCGGCGTACGAGGCGTTCGCCGCGCAGGTCCGCTGA
- a CDS encoding ferric reductase-like transmembrane domain-containing protein: protein MTGLVPLAAGPSPLWFATRAGGTVALVLLTATVALGVAVGGRYTPRRLARFEVSALHRNLSVLTLVFLALHIVTAILDTFVHLGWLVTVVPFTASYRPLWLGLGTVAFDLLLAVAATSAVRLRMGQRRWKAVHWLAYAAWPVALFHAAGTGTDTRLTLQLALYTGCVALVVAAVWWRLYRAGPGRVTARLWAGVAAAAMPVVLATFVNSGPLQPGWAHRAGGATATSTSTGTGTTTGTSTVHPAPATTTDDEGGDE from the coding sequence GTGACCGGACTCGTGCCCCTCGCCGCCGGCCCCAGCCCGCTGTGGTTCGCGACCCGGGCCGGCGGCACCGTCGCCCTGGTGCTGCTCACCGCGACCGTCGCGCTCGGCGTCGCCGTGGGCGGCCGGTACACACCGCGGCGGCTCGCCCGCTTCGAGGTGAGCGCGCTGCACCGCAACCTGTCGGTGCTGACCCTGGTCTTCCTGGCCCTGCACATCGTCACCGCGATCCTCGACACCTTCGTCCACCTGGGCTGGCTGGTGACGGTGGTGCCGTTCACCGCCTCGTACCGGCCGCTCTGGCTGGGGCTCGGCACGGTCGCGTTCGACCTGCTGCTCGCGGTCGCGGCGACCAGCGCGGTACGGCTGCGCATGGGGCAGCGGCGGTGGAAGGCCGTGCACTGGCTGGCCTACGCGGCCTGGCCGGTGGCGCTCTTCCATGCCGCCGGGACCGGCACCGACACCCGGCTCACGTTGCAACTCGCTCTGTACACCGGGTGCGTCGCCCTCGTGGTCGCCGCCGTCTGGTGGCGGCTGTACCGGGCGGGGCCGGGCCGGGTCACGGCAAGGCTCTGGGCGGGGGTCGCCGCGGCGGCGATGCCCGTGGTGCTGGCCACGTTCGTGAACTCCGGTCCGCTGCAACCGGGTTGGGCGCACCGGGCGGGAGGCGCCACCGCCACGAGTACGAGCACCGGCACCGGCACAACCACGGGCACGAGCACCGTCCACCCGGCGCCCGCGACGACGACCGATGACGAGGGAGGCGACGAATGA
- a CDS encoding beta-1,6-galactanase translates to MIKRRSVLAAAGGALLGSALATGTARADATVGVNPGTTYGSWEGWGTSLAWWANVFGARDDFADIFFTTKSVAYGGKTLPGLGLNIARYNLGASSWNTVSGASMVASANIPAFKQIEGYWQDWNNEDPTSSAWDWTADANQRAALVKATQRGAVSELFANSPMWWMCLNHNPSGASDGGNNLQSWNYRQHASHLAAVALYAKNNWGVSFSSVDAFNEPSSSWWTATGTQEGCHMDATVQAAVLPYLRSELDKRGLTGTLVSASDETNYDLARTTWNSFSSTTKAQVNRVNVHGYQGSGGRRDLLYTDVVTTAGKRLWNSETGDSDATGLTLASNLCLDFRWLHPTAWVYWQVMDPSTGWAMIAYDQSTLQPTTVQTKYYVMAQFSRHIRPGMTIIDTGVGYAAAAYDASAKRLVIVAVNSGAAQNLTFDLSKFSQVTGGSGGLVRRWNTVTSGGGDLYTAHSDTYLSGKTLTAAFSAASVQTFEIDGVVV, encoded by the coding sequence ATGATCAAGCGCAGATCGGTGCTGGCCGCGGCGGGTGGTGCGCTGCTCGGCAGTGCGCTGGCCACGGGCACCGCTCGGGCCGACGCGACCGTCGGGGTCAACCCCGGTACGACGTACGGCAGTTGGGAGGGCTGGGGCACCTCCCTCGCCTGGTGGGCCAATGTGTTCGGCGCCCGGGACGACTTCGCCGACATCTTCTTCACCACCAAGTCCGTCGCGTACGGCGGCAAGACGCTGCCGGGCCTCGGCCTCAACATCGCCCGCTACAACCTGGGCGCGTCCAGCTGGAACACCGTGAGCGGCGCGAGCATGGTCGCCTCCGCCAACATCCCCGCGTTCAAGCAGATCGAGGGGTACTGGCAGGACTGGAACAACGAGGACCCCACCTCCTCCGCCTGGGACTGGACGGCCGACGCCAACCAGCGGGCGGCCCTGGTCAAGGCGACCCAACGCGGCGCCGTCAGCGAGCTGTTCGCCAACTCGCCGATGTGGTGGATGTGCCTCAACCACAATCCGTCCGGCGCGTCCGACGGCGGCAACAACCTCCAGTCCTGGAACTACCGTCAACACGCCTCCCACCTGGCCGCGGTGGCGCTCTACGCGAAGAACAACTGGGGCGTGAGCTTCAGCTCCGTCGACGCGTTCAACGAGCCCTCCTCCAGCTGGTGGACGGCGACGGGCACCCAGGAGGGCTGCCACATGGACGCCACCGTGCAGGCGGCCGTCCTCCCGTATCTGCGCAGCGAGCTCGACAAGCGTGGTCTGACCGGCACCCTGGTCTCCGCGTCCGACGAGACGAACTACGACCTGGCCCGCACGACGTGGAACTCCTTCAGCTCGACCACGAAAGCCCAGGTCAACCGGGTCAATGTGCACGGGTACCAGGGCTCGGGCGGTCGCCGTGACCTCCTCTACACCGACGTCGTCACCACGGCGGGCAAGCGGCTGTGGAACTCCGAGACGGGCGACTCCGACGCCACCGGCCTCACCCTGGCGAGCAACCTCTGCCTGGACTTCCGCTGGCTGCACCCGACCGCCTGGGTCTACTGGCAGGTGATGGACCCCAGCACCGGCTGGGCCATGATCGCCTACGACCAGAGCACCCTCCAGCCGACGACCGTCCAGACCAAGTACTACGTGATGGCCCAGTTCAGCCGGCACATCCGCCCCGGCATGACCATCATCGACACCGGTGTCGGATACGCGGCAGCGGCCTACGACGCGAGCGCGAAGCGCCTGGTCATCGTGGCCGTCAACTCCGGCGCCGCGCAGAACCTCACCTTCGACCTGTCCAAGTTCAGCCAGGTCACCGGGGGCAGCGGCGGACTCGTACGACGCTGGAACACCGTCACCTCCGGCGGCGGCGACCTCTACACCGCCCACTCGGACACCTATCTGAGCGGCAAGACGCTGACGGCGGCCTTCTCCGCCGCGTCCGTGCAGACCTTCGAGATCGATGGAGTGGTCGTCTGA